A DNA window from Brassica napus cultivar Da-Ae chromosome C1, Da-Ae, whole genome shotgun sequence contains the following coding sequences:
- the LOC106439372 gene encoding RNA cytosine C(5)-methyltransferase NSUN2 isoform X2: MGRGRRHRGRSHRNQSEESRENAPKPLKSDAPFDSTIQNRTWSNLDFEEYYKEQRIVKAEEWDSFIEILRKPLPAAFRVNSNGQFCDEILSMLENDFVKSLQAEAVESGEVEAIKPLPWYPNNLAWHSNFSRKEIRKNQTLERFHEFLKLETEVGNMTRQEAVSMVPPLFLDVHPDHFVLDMCAAPGSKTFQLLEIIHESAEPGSLPNGMVVANDVDYKRSNLLIHQTKRTCTTNLIVTNNEGQHFPNCNSIASEKCHHPIDQLLFDRVLCDVPCSGDGTLRKAPDIWRRWNSGSGNGLHSLQVVIAMRGLSLLKVGGRMVYSTCSMNPIEDEAVVAQILRRCGGSVELVDVSDKLPQLIRRPGLKKWKVHDRGGWYRSYKDVPKVQRDGVLRSMFPSGKSDKDSTTGEIASDESAEEVCDLPLERCVRIVPHDQNTGGFFIAVLHKVSSLPDFQEKRRYTRGRNSSENKEEIVVEEEAASDNGLKLEKESTIKEGTVELGKEVPPPVKGKWKGLDPVVFLRDETVIDGIKRFYGINDESFPLNGHLVTRNSDTSTKGNVKRIYYVSRSVKDVLELNLAAGEKIKVASVGLKMFEKQSARECEAGSCSFRITSEGLPVILPYMTKQLLYATMVDFKNLLQYKSIKFTDFVHPQFGQKAAEVAEGYCVVILVDGTQKDGSEAVKVNSSTIAIGCWKGKASLTVMVTTVDCDQLIQKLAC; encoded by the exons ATGGGAAGAGGAAGACGACACAGAGGCCGTTCTCACAGAAACCAATCAGAAGAGAGCAGAGAAAACGCTCCAAAACCTCTCAAGTCCGATGCTCCCTTCGATTCCACCATCCAAAATCGAACCTGGTCGAATCTCGATTTCGAGGAGTATTACAAG GAGCAAAGGATAGTGAAAGCAGAGGAGTGGGATTCATTCATTGAGATTCTTCGTAAGCCGTTGCCTGCTGCCTTCAGAGTCAACTCCAA TGGCCAGTTTTGCGATGAGATTTTGTCGATGTTGGAGAATGACTTTGTGAAGTCTCTTCAGGCTGAG GCTGTGGAGAGTGGTGAAGTGGAGGCTATCAAGCCCTTGCCTTGGTACCCTAACAATCTTGCTTGGCATTCTAATTTCTCTCGCAAGGAGATTAGAAAAAACCAGACTCTTGAAAG GTTTCATGAGTTTTTGAAGTTGGAAACTGAAGTTGGGAACATGACCAGGCAAGAAGCAGTTAGCATG GTACCTCCTCTCTTCCTTGATGTGCATCCAGATCATTTTGTACTCGACA TGTGTGCTGCACCTGGCTCCAAGACATTTCAGCTTCTTGAGATAATTCACGAATCAGCAGAACCAGGGTCTCTACCTAATGGAATG GTGGTGGCGAATGATGTTGATTACAAAAGATCTAACCTTCTTATTCACCAAACTAAGAGAACGTGTACGACCAACTTGATTGTCACCAACAATGAAGGTCAACATTTCCCAAACTGCAACTCGATAGCATCTGAGAAGTGTCATCATCCCATTGATCAGCTTCTGTTTGATCGTGTCTTATGCGATGTACCCTGTAGTGGTGATGGCACTCTGCGCAAGGCTCCAGACATATGGCGAAGATG GAACTCTGGATCAGGGAATGGACTTCATAGTCTACAAGTTGTGATTGCCATGAGAG GTTTGTCTCTGCTAAAAGTTGGTGGGAGAATGGTATACTCAACCTGCTCAATGAACCCAATTGAAGATGAAGCTGTTGTTGCTCAA ATTCTGAGGAGATGTGGAGGCTCTGTTGAGCTTGTAGATGTCTCAGATAAGCTTCCTCAACTTATCCGTAGACCAGGTCTTAAGAAATGGAAG GTGCATGATAGAGGTGGCTGGTATAGATCTTACAAAGATGTTCCAAAAGTGCAGAGAGACGGAGTTCTAAGAAGCATGTTCCCTTCTGGTAAAAGCGATAAAGACTCAACAACTGGAGAAATAGCTTCTGATGAATCAGCTGAGGAAGTCTGTGATCTTCCTCTTGAACGTTGTGTGAGGATAGTGCCTCATGATCAGAACACTGGGGGGTTCTTTATCGCAGTGCTTCACAAAGTTTCATCTCTACCAG ATTTTCAGGAGAAGAGAAGGTATACCAGAGGCAGAAACTCATCTGAGAA TAAAGAGGAGATAGttgtagaagaagaagcagcttCAGACAATGGCTTGAAGCTTGAGAAGGAAAGCACCATCAAAGAAGGCACTGTAGAATTGGGTAAAGAAGTGCCACCACCAGTGAAAGGGAAGTGGAAAGGACTTGACCCTGTTGTTTTCTTGAGAGATGAAACAGTGATCGACGGGATCAAGAGATTCTACGGCATCAACGATGAGTCTTTTCCTCTCAACGGCCATCTCGTGACTAGAAACAGCGACACGAGCACCAAAGGCAACGTGAAGAGGATTTACTATGTTTCGAGATCAGTTAAGGATGTTCTCGAGCTTAACCTTGCGGCTGGGGAGAAGATTAAGGTCGCATCTGTTGGCCTCAAGATGTTT GAGAAACAATCAGCGAGAGAATGTGAAGCTGGCTCTTGCTCATTCCGGATAACATCAGAGGGATTGCCTGTGATCCTTCCCTACATGACCAAGCAGTTACTTTACGCAACAATGGTGGATTTCAAGAATCTCCTGCAATACAAATCTATCAAGTTCACAGATTTTGTTCATCCACAGTTTGGCCAGAAAGCAGCAGAAGTAGCCGAGGGATACTGCGTTGTTATTCTTGTTGATG GTACTCAGAAGGACGGGTCTGAAGCAGTCAAAGTGAATTCATCAACAATAGCCATTGGATGCTGGAAGGGGAAAGCGAGCTTAACAGTTATGGTAACAACAGTGGACTGCGACCAACTTATCCAGAAACTTGCTTGCTGA
- the LOC106439456 gene encoding histone H3.3: MARTKQTARKSTGGKAPRKQLATKAARKSAPTTGGVKKPHRYRPGTVALREIRKYQKSTELLIRKLPFQRLVREIAQDFKTDLRFQSHAVLALQEAAEAYLVGLFEDTNLCAIHAKRVTIMPKDIQLARRIRGERA; the protein is encoded by the exons ATGGCTCGTACCAAGCAAACCGCTCGTAAATCTACAGGAGGAAAGGCTCCTAGGAAGCAGCTTGCTACTAAG GCGGCTCGTAAGTCTGCACCAACCACTGGTGGAGTGAAGAAGCCACATCGTTACAGGCCCGGAACTGTTGCTCTTCG TGAGATCCGTAAGTACCAGAAGAGTACTGAGCTGTTGATCAGGAAGCTCCCTTTCCAGAGGCTTGTTCGTGAGATTGCTCAGGACTTCAAG ACTGATCTGCGTTTCCAGAGCCATGCGGTGCTAGCACTCCAGGAGGCAGCAGAAGCGTACCTTGTGGGACTCTTTGAGGACACTAACCTGTGCGCCATTCATGCCAAGCGTGTGACCATCATGCCCAAGGACATCCAGCTCGCTCGCAGGATCAGAGGAGAGCGTGCTTAA
- the LOC106439417 gene encoding serine/threonine-protein kinase SRK2F: protein MERYDILRDLGSGNFGVAKLVREKANGKFYAVKYIERGLKIDEHVQREIINHRDLKHPNIIRFKEVFVTPTHLAIVMEYAAGGELFERICSAGRFSEDEARYYFKQLISGVSYCHSMQICHRDLKLENTLLDGSPSSQLKICDFGYSKSSVLHSQPKSTVGTPAYVAPEVLSRKEYNGKIADVWSCGVTLYVMLVGAYPFEDPDDPRNIRKTIQRILSVHYTIPDYVRISSECKHLLSRIFVADPDKRITVPEIEEHSWFLKNPGPVLADKNIVEEEEEEENCGQSVEEIVKIIEEARKDVNGKNDNGGLGLIDGSLIDLDDIDDADIYDEVDDDDEEKNGDFVCAL, encoded by the exons ATGGAAAGGTACGACATATTGAGAGATCTTGGCTCCGGCAACTTCGGAGTTGCAAAGCTCGTCAGAGAGAAAGCCAACGGAAAGTTTTACGCCGTTAAGTACATCGAAAGAGGCCTTAAG ATTGATGAACATGTACAGAGAGAGATCATAAATCATAGAGACTTGAAGCATCCCAATATCATCAGATTCAAAGAG GTTTTTGTAACACCAACACATCTTGCCATAGTAATGGAGTATGCAGCAGGCGGTGAACTTTTTGAAAGAATTTGCAGTGCCGGTAGATTCAGCGAAGACGAA gCAAGGTACTATTTCAAACAACTTATCTCGGGAGTTAGCTATTGTCACTCTATG CAAATATGTCACAGAGACCTCAAGCTCGAGAATACACTCTTAGATGGGAGCCCCTCGTCGCAGCTTAAAATATGCGACTTCGGATATTCGAAG TCATCAGTTCTACACTCTCAGCCAAAATCCACCGTGGGAACTCCGGCTTATGTTGCTCCGGAGGTCCTGTCCCGTAAAGAATATAACGGGAAG attgCAGATGTATGGTCGTGTGGGGTAACATTATATGTAATGTTAGTTGGTGCTTATCCCTTTGAAGATCCAGACGATCcaagaaacattagaaaaacAATTCAG AGGATATTAAGTGTACATTACACCATACCGGACTACGTCAGGATTTCCTCCGAATGCAAGCATCTCTTATCTCGTATCTTCGTTGCTGACCCTGACAAG AGAATAACTGTACCGGAAATCGAAGAACACTCCTGGTTCTTGAAGAATCCAGGGCCGGTTCTCGCAGATAAGAACatagtggaagaagaagaagaagaagagaactgTGGGCAGAGTGTTGAAGAAATAGTGAAGATAATAGAAGAAGCGAGAAAGGATGTGAATGGTAAGAATGACAATGGTGGGTTAGGCTTAATAGATGGAAGCCTTATCGATCTTGATGATATCGATGATGCTGATATTTATGATGAggtcgatgatgatgatgaggagaaGAATGGTGATTTCGTATGTGCTCTATGA
- the LOC106439372 gene encoding RNA cytosine-C(5)-methyltransferase NSUN2 isoform X1, protein MGRGRRHRGRSHRNQSEESRENAPKPLKSDAPFDSTIQNRTWSNLDFEEYYKEQRIVKAEEWDSFIEILRKPLPAAFRVNSNGQFCDEILSMLENDFVKSLQAEAVESGEVEAIKPLPWYPNNLAWHSNFSRKEIRKNQTLERFHEFLKLETEVGNMTRQEAVSMVPPLFLDVHPDHFVLDMCAAPGSKTFQLLEIIHESAEPGSLPNGMVVANDVDYKRSNLLIHQTKRTCTTNLIVTNNEGQHFPNCNSIASEKCHHPIDQLLFDRVLCDVPCSGDGTLRKAPDIWRRWNSGSGNGLHSLQVVIAMRGLSLLKVGGRMVYSTCSMNPIEDEAVVAQILRRCGGSVELVDVSDKLPQLIRRPGLKKWKVHDRGGWYRSYKDVPKVQRDGVLRSMFPSGKSDKDSTTGEIASDESAEEVCDLPLERCVRIVPHDQNTGGFFIAVLHKVSSLPDFQEKRRYTRGRNSSEKSSYEEVSDTVITTQPEENKEEIVVEEEAASDNGLKLEKESTIKEGTVELGKEVPPPVKGKWKGLDPVVFLRDETVIDGIKRFYGINDESFPLNGHLVTRNSDTSTKGNVKRIYYVSRSVKDVLELNLAAGEKIKVASVGLKMFEKQSARECEAGSCSFRITSEGLPVILPYMTKQLLYATMVDFKNLLQYKSIKFTDFVHPQFGQKAAEVAEGYCVVILVDGTQKDGSEAVKVNSSTIAIGCWKGKASLTVMVTTVDCDQLIQKLAC, encoded by the exons ATGGGAAGAGGAAGACGACACAGAGGCCGTTCTCACAGAAACCAATCAGAAGAGAGCAGAGAAAACGCTCCAAAACCTCTCAAGTCCGATGCTCCCTTCGATTCCACCATCCAAAATCGAACCTGGTCGAATCTCGATTTCGAGGAGTATTACAAG GAGCAAAGGATAGTGAAAGCAGAGGAGTGGGATTCATTCATTGAGATTCTTCGTAAGCCGTTGCCTGCTGCCTTCAGAGTCAACTCCAA TGGCCAGTTTTGCGATGAGATTTTGTCGATGTTGGAGAATGACTTTGTGAAGTCTCTTCAGGCTGAG GCTGTGGAGAGTGGTGAAGTGGAGGCTATCAAGCCCTTGCCTTGGTACCCTAACAATCTTGCTTGGCATTCTAATTTCTCTCGCAAGGAGATTAGAAAAAACCAGACTCTTGAAAG GTTTCATGAGTTTTTGAAGTTGGAAACTGAAGTTGGGAACATGACCAGGCAAGAAGCAGTTAGCATG GTACCTCCTCTCTTCCTTGATGTGCATCCAGATCATTTTGTACTCGACA TGTGTGCTGCACCTGGCTCCAAGACATTTCAGCTTCTTGAGATAATTCACGAATCAGCAGAACCAGGGTCTCTACCTAATGGAATG GTGGTGGCGAATGATGTTGATTACAAAAGATCTAACCTTCTTATTCACCAAACTAAGAGAACGTGTACGACCAACTTGATTGTCACCAACAATGAAGGTCAACATTTCCCAAACTGCAACTCGATAGCATCTGAGAAGTGTCATCATCCCATTGATCAGCTTCTGTTTGATCGTGTCTTATGCGATGTACCCTGTAGTGGTGATGGCACTCTGCGCAAGGCTCCAGACATATGGCGAAGATG GAACTCTGGATCAGGGAATGGACTTCATAGTCTACAAGTTGTGATTGCCATGAGAG GTTTGTCTCTGCTAAAAGTTGGTGGGAGAATGGTATACTCAACCTGCTCAATGAACCCAATTGAAGATGAAGCTGTTGTTGCTCAA ATTCTGAGGAGATGTGGAGGCTCTGTTGAGCTTGTAGATGTCTCAGATAAGCTTCCTCAACTTATCCGTAGACCAGGTCTTAAGAAATGGAAG GTGCATGATAGAGGTGGCTGGTATAGATCTTACAAAGATGTTCCAAAAGTGCAGAGAGACGGAGTTCTAAGAAGCATGTTCCCTTCTGGTAAAAGCGATAAAGACTCAACAACTGGAGAAATAGCTTCTGATGAATCAGCTGAGGAAGTCTGTGATCTTCCTCTTGAACGTTGTGTGAGGATAGTGCCTCATGATCAGAACACTGGGGGGTTCTTTATCGCAGTGCTTCACAAAGTTTCATCTCTACCAG ATTTTCAGGAGAAGAGAAGGTATACCAGAGGCAGAAACTCATCTGAGAAATCTTCGTATGAAGAAGTCTCTGACACTGTGATCACTACTCAGCCTGAAGAGAATAAAGAGGAGATAGttgtagaagaagaagcagcttCAGACAATGGCTTGAAGCTTGAGAAGGAAAGCACCATCAAAGAAGGCACTGTAGAATTGGGTAAAGAAGTGCCACCACCAGTGAAAGGGAAGTGGAAAGGACTTGACCCTGTTGTTTTCTTGAGAGATGAAACAGTGATCGACGGGATCAAGAGATTCTACGGCATCAACGATGAGTCTTTTCCTCTCAACGGCCATCTCGTGACTAGAAACAGCGACACGAGCACCAAAGGCAACGTGAAGAGGATTTACTATGTTTCGAGATCAGTTAAGGATGTTCTCGAGCTTAACCTTGCGGCTGGGGAGAAGATTAAGGTCGCATCTGTTGGCCTCAAGATGTTT GAGAAACAATCAGCGAGAGAATGTGAAGCTGGCTCTTGCTCATTCCGGATAACATCAGAGGGATTGCCTGTGATCCTTCCCTACATGACCAAGCAGTTACTTTACGCAACAATGGTGGATTTCAAGAATCTCCTGCAATACAAATCTATCAAGTTCACAGATTTTGTTCATCCACAGTTTGGCCAGAAAGCAGCAGAAGTAGCCGAGGGATACTGCGTTGTTATTCTTGTTGATG GTACTCAGAAGGACGGGTCTGAAGCAGTCAAAGTGAATTCATCAACAATAGCCATTGGATGCTGGAAGGGGAAAGCGAGCTTAACAGTTATGGTAACAACAGTGGACTGCGACCAACTTATCCAGAAACTTGCTTGCTGA
- the LOC106439446 gene encoding WEB family protein At5g16730, chloroplastic, whose translation MGEVDEKQSIDAASPRFHSSNKVADINTELSKMKASSLESDVVSLKAALSEKDALLKNLQTEAERAKETEKKLLSSLEDQSRELEESKTEIASLKERIDGSFHSQDSSEDDSSVQDSDIESLKIEMAQAHDAAEASSLNVSDLLEEMKAVKNELKEATEAEMTSKKAMDDLALALKEVATDASQAKEKLAAVETELTAARLDSKEWKEKHEEVRKEAELLKNTSERLRIEAEESLTAWNGKESVFVSIIKRGEDEKSSLLDENNRLLVALVAAENLGKKAKDENQKVRDILKQAISEANVAKEAAGIARAENSNLKDALLDKEEELGDAMLEIERVKVNEAVANDNVKKLKKVLSEFEVAMEEDRHRSLSRQDSLQKEVEVRVEEKEEERKEKKKEKKEKKREHNSKQDHIDKKMIGKTCSFSLMKLAHAHNHHHHHKHKESVEEETAKGQGDTSHHTDDSGEGNSPSSDSYLFKGSIFDVAETPHAGGAQTHHKRRSSCTFLEEVETINPEDLESLEEGELNDKGAVAAARKKKAFIRRFGDLLVRRKSLSFSHKKESSTDSQDKQQQPQTPTSPSLPQPPLSPEP comes from the coding sequence ATGGGAGAAGTTGACGAGAAACAATCTATTGACGCAGCCTCTCCAAGGTTTCATTCATCAAACAAAGTCGCTGATATAAATACAGAGCTCTCCAAGATGAAAGCCTCTTCTCTCGAAAGCGACGTCGTTTCCTTAAAAGCCGCGCTCTCGGAGAAAGACGCCTTGTTGAAGAATCTTCAAACCGAGGCCGAGAGAGCcaaagaaacagagaagaagctCCTCTCTTCGTTAGAAGACCAATCACGAGAGCTAGAAGAATCCAAAACAGAGATCGCTTCGCTAAAAGAGAGGATCGACGGATCTTTCCACAGCCAAGACTCGAGCGAAGACGACAGCTCCGTTCAAGACTCCGACATCGAGTCCTTAAAGATCGAGATGGCGCAGGCTCACGACGCCGCGGAAGCTTCTTCTTTGAACGTATCAGACTTGCTCGAGGAGATGAAGGCGGTTAAGAACGAGCTTAAAGAAGCTACCGAAGCAGAGATGACGAGCAAGAAAGCGATGGATGATCTTGCCTTGGCGTTGAAGGAAGTAGCTACCGACGCTAGCCAGGCTAAAGAGAAGCTCGCGGCTGTTGAAACAGAGCTAACGGCTGCGAGGCTGGACTCCAAGGAGTGGAAGGAGAAGCACGAGGAGGTTAGGAAAGAAGCTGAGCTTCTCAAGAACACGAGCGAGAGGTTACGGATCGAAGCGGAGGAGTCTCTAACGGCTTGGAACGGGAAGGAGTCTGTGTTTGTTAGTATCATCAAGAGAGGAGAAGACGAGAAGAGTTCTCTTCTTGATGAGAACAATAGGTTGCTTGTGGCGCTCGTGGCGGCTGAGAATCTCGGGAAGAAGGCTAAAGACGAGAATCAGAAGGTTAGGGATATACTCAAGCAAGCGATCAGCGAGGCTAACGTGGCGAAAGAAGCCGCGGGGATCGCTAGGGCTGAGAATTCGAATTTGAAAGATGCCTTGCTGGACAAGGAAGAGGAGTTGGGGGATGCTATGCTTGAGATTGAGAGGGTTAAGGTGAATGAAGCTGTTGCGAATGATAatgtgaagaagctgaagaaggtTTTGTCTGAGTTCGAGGTGGCTATGGAGGAAGATAGGCATAGGAGCTTGAGCAGGCAAGACTCGTTGCAGAAGGAAGTTGAAGTTAGGGTTGAGGAGAAGGAagaggagaggaaagagaagaagaaagagaagaaggagaagaagagagagcaTAATAGTAAACAAGATCATATCGATAAGAAGATGATTGGTAAGACGTGTAGCTTCAGTCTGATGAAGCTGGCCCACGCGCACaaccatcaccaccaccacaagCACAAGGAGTCTGTGGAGGAAGAGACGGCCAAAGGTCAGGGAGATACTAGTCATCATACGGATGATAGTGGTGAAGGGAACTCTCCGAGTTCGGATTCGTATCTGTTCAAGGGCTCGATCTTTGACGTGGCGGAGACGCCGCATGCTGGAGGGGCGCAGACGCATCACAAGAGGAGGTCGTCGTGCACGTTTTTGGAGGAGGTGGAGACGATTAATCCGGAGGATTTGGAGAGTTTGGAGGAAGGGGAGTTGAATGATAAAGGGGCGGTGGCGGcggcgaggaagaagaaggcgTTTATTCGGAGGTTTGGGGATCTTTTGGTTAGGAGGAAGAGCTTGAGCTTCTCGCATAAGAAGGAGTCTTCTACTGATTCGCAGGATAAGCAGCAGCAGCCTCAGACGCCTACGTCGCCGTCTCTGCCTCAACCGCCGTTGTCTCCGGAGCCTTGA
- the LOC106439464 gene encoding uncharacterized protein LOC106439464: MLLTLKPFVPTITLKPRYSCSVPHHRVNFCKSPLKLRTYAQNGGGNKESSGGGNRPVSNDDDPKKDGFSFRLGDLLKPDQDNFAAVGLAGVLTWASLQVLSQLFFISFAILVAALKYSFIAALLIFILVTLL; encoded by the coding sequence ATGCTGTTAACACTAAAGCCCTTTGTGCCTACTATCACACTAAAGCCTCGTTATTCATGTAGCGTTCCTCATCATCGTGTTAATTTCTGCAAATCCCCCTTAAAGCTCAGAACGTATGCGCAAAATGGCGGTGGCAACAAGGAGTCTTCTGGTGGCGGAAACAGACCGGTTAGTAACGATGATGATCCCAAGAAAGATGGTTTCAGTTTCCGGTTGGGGGATCTATTGAAGCCGGATCAAGATAACTTTGCGGCCGTTGGATTAGCTGGAGTACTCACATGGGCTAGCCTTCAAGTCTTGTCGCAGCTATTCTTCATATCTTTTGCTATCCTTGTCGCTGCTCTCAAGTATTCTTTCATCGCTGCGCTTCTCATTTTCATTCTCGTCACCCTCCTTTAG
- the LOC106439484 gene encoding signal peptidase complex subunit 1 produces MDWQGQKLAEQLMQILLLIAAVVAFVVGYTTASFRTMMLIYAGGVGVATLITVPNWPFFNRHPLKWLDPSEAEKHPKPEVAVSSKKKSSKK; encoded by the coding sequence ATGGATTGGCAAGGACAGAAACTAGCGGAGCAGCTGATGCAGATACTGCTCTTGATCGCCGCCGTCGTGGCGTTCGTCGTTGGTTACACGACGGCGTCGTTTAGGACGATGATGTTGATTTACGCGGGAGGCGTTGGTGTCGCGACGTTGATCACGGTGCCAAACTGGCCATTCTTCAACCGTCATCCACTCAAGTGGTTGGATCCAAGTGAAGCGGAGAAGCATCCTAAACCGGAAGTCGCTGTTAGCTCGAAGAAGAAGTCATCTAAAAAGTAG